A genomic segment from Leopardus geoffroyi isolate Oge1 chromosome A2, O.geoffroyi_Oge1_pat1.0, whole genome shotgun sequence encodes:
- the FZD1 gene encoding frizzled-1, which translates to MAEEEAPKKSWAAAAVGGASWELYAGALPAGPVVEGSGDAESHRRRPPADSGRLARRLLLLLWLLEVPLLLGVRAQAVGQGPGPGQQPPPPPPQQQQGGQQYNGERGISIPDHGYCQPISIPLCTDIAYNQTIMPNLLGHTNQEDAGLEVHQFYPLVKVQCSAELKFFLCSMYAPVCTVLEQALPPCRSLCERARQGCEALMNKFGFQWPDTLKCEKFPVHGAGELCVGQNTSDKGTPTPSLLPEFWTSNPQHGGGGHRGGGFPGGSGASERGKFSCPRALKVPSYLNYHFLGEKDCGAPCEPTKVYGLMYFGPEELRFSRTWIGIWSVLCCASTLFTVLTYLVDMRRFSYPERPIIFLSGCYTAVAVAYIAGFLLEDRVVCNDKFSEDGARTVAQGTKKEGCTILFMMLYFFSMASSIWWVILSLTWFLAAGMKWGHEAIEANSQYFHLAAWAVPAIKTITILALGQVDGDVLSGVCFVGLNNVDALRGFVLAPLFVYLFIGTSFLLAGFVSLFRIRTIMKHDGTKTEKLEKLMVRIGVFSVLYTVPATIVIACYFYEQAFRDQWERSWVAQSCKSYAIPCPHLQAGGGAPPHPPMSPDFTVFMIKYLMTLIVGITSGFWIWSGKTLNSWRKFYTRLTNSKQGETTV; encoded by the coding sequence ATGGCTGAAGAGGAGGCGCCTAAGAAGTCCtgggccgccgccgccgtcggCGGCGCGAGCTGGGAACTTTATGCCGGGGCGCTCCCAGCTGGACCGGTGGTGGAAGGGAGCGGAGATGCGGAGAgccaccgccgccgccccccAGCTGACTCCGGGCGCTTGGCGCGCCGGCTCCTGCTACTGCTTTGGCTGCTGGAGGTTCCGCTGCTGCTGGGGGTCCGGGCGCAGGCAGTGGGCCAGGGGCCCGGGCCGGGGCAGCAGCCCCCACCGCCGCCGCCTCAGCAGCAGCAGGGCGGGCAACAGTACAACGGCGAGCGGGGCATCTCTATCCCGGACCACGGCTACTGCCAGCCCATCTCCATCCCGCTGTGCACAGACATCGCGTACAACCAGACCATCATGCCCAACCTTTTGGGCCACACGAACCAAGAGGATGCGGGCCTCGAGGTGCACCAGTTCTACCCCTTGGTGAAGGTGCAGTGCTCGGCGGAACTCAAGTTCTTCTTGTGCTCTATGTACGCGCCAGTGTGCACGGTGCTGGAGCAGGCTCTGCCGCCCTGCCGCTCCCTGTGCGAGCGTGCGCGCCAGGGCTGCGAGGCGCTCATGAACAAGTTCGGCTTCCAGTGGCCTGACACGCTCAAGTGTGAGAAGTTCCCGGTGCACGGCGCCGGCGAGCTGTGCGTGGGCCAAAATACGTCGGACAAGGGCACCCCGACGCCCTCGTTGCTCCCGGAGTTCTGGACCAGCAACCCTCAGCACGGCGGCGGGGGGCACCGTGGCGGCGGCTTCCCGGGGGGCTCCGGCGCGTCGGAGCGTGGCAAGTTCTCTTGCCCGCGCGCCCTCAAGGTGCCCTCCTACCTCAACTACCACTTCCTGGGGGAGAAGGACTGCGGTGCGCCCTGTGAGCCGACCAAGGTGTACGGGCTTATGTACTTTGGGCCCGAGGAGCTGCGCTTCTCGCGCACCTGGATCGGCATCTGGTCGGTGCTGTGCTGCGCCTCCACGCTTTTCACGGTGCTAACGTACCTGGTGGACATGCGGCGCTTCAGCTACCCGGAGCGGCCCATCATCTTCCTGTCCGGCTGCTACACGGCAGTGGCCGTGGCCTACATCGCCGGCTTCCTGCTGGAGGACCGAGTGGTGTGTAACGACAAGTTCTCCGAGGACGGGGCACGCACAGTGGCGCAGGGCACCAAGAAGGAGGGCTGCACCATCCTCTTCATGATGCTTTACTTCTTCAGCATGGCCAGCTCCATCTGGTGGGTGATCCTGTCGCTCACCTGGTTCCTGGCAGCGGGCATGAAGTGGGGTCACGAAGCCATCGAGGCTAACTCGCAATATTTTCACCTGGCCGCCTGGGCCGTTCCGGCCATCAAGACCATCACCATCCTGGCGCTGGGCCAGGTGGACGGCGATGTGCTGAGCGGGGTGTGCTTCGTAGGGCTCAACAATGTGGACGCGCTGCGCGGCTTCGTGCTGGCGCCACTCTTCGTGTATCTGTTCATCGGCACGTCTTTTTTGTTGGCCGGCTTCGTGTCCCTCTTCCGCATTCGCACCATCATGAAGCACGACGGCACCAAGACCGAGAAGCTGGAGAAGCTCATGGTGCGCATCGGCGTTTTCAGCGTGCTTTACACGGTGCCAGCCACTATTGTCATCGCCTGCTACTTCTATGAGCAGGCCTTCCGGGACCAGTGGGAGCGCAGCTGGGTGGCCCAGAGCTGCAAGAGCTACgccatcccctgcccccacctccaggcGGGTGGAGGCGCCCCGCCGCACCCGCCCATGAGCCCAGACTTCACAGTCTTCATGATCAAGTACCTTATGACGCTGATCGTGGGCATCACGTCAGGCTTCTGGATCTGGTCCGGCAAGACCCTCAACTCCTGGAGGAAGTTCTATACCAGGCTCACCAACAGCAAACAGGGGGAGACCACCGTCTGA